From the Paludisphaera mucosa genome, one window contains:
- a CDS encoding alpha/beta hydrolase translates to MMRRSPRPFLLLAAAFALAPPAAAQAPPPPTEAPAYTDHADLLVVRDARGAERPVESVADWEARRGHVLAHLQEVMGPLPGPERLAPLDWKVTAEFPEDGYVRKRIEYQAEPGDRVPAWLLIPDAPKEGPATKRPAMLCLHQTIAIGKDEPAGLGGKPDLAYARELARRGYVTLAPDYPNFGEYPRDVYKMGYASASMKAVWNGKRAVDLLSSLPQVDPERIGVIGHSLGGHNAIFTALFEPRLKVVVTSCGFTAFPYYYKGDVAGWSHKGYMPRLREKYGLDLNKIPFDFPELIGALAPRPFFTCSPLRDANFDSEGVRVCIRAARPIYGLYHAEDDLVAEYPDAEHSFEPETRMKAYEFLDRHLKPAH, encoded by the coding sequence ATGATGCGACGATCCCCGCGACCCTTCCTCCTCCTGGCGGCCGCCTTCGCGCTCGCCCCCCCGGCGGCCGCGCAGGCCCCGCCGCCGCCGACCGAGGCCCCGGCCTACACGGACCACGCCGACCTGCTCGTCGTCCGCGACGCCAGGGGGGCCGAGCGGCCCGTGGAGAGCGTCGCCGACTGGGAGGCCCGCCGGGGCCACGTCCTCGCCCACCTCCAGGAGGTCATGGGGCCGCTCCCCGGCCCGGAGCGGCTCGCGCCCCTGGACTGGAAGGTCACGGCCGAGTTCCCCGAGGACGGCTACGTCCGCAAGAGGATCGAGTACCAGGCCGAGCCCGGCGACCGCGTGCCGGCCTGGCTCCTGATCCCCGACGCCCCCAAGGAGGGCCCGGCGACGAAGCGGCCGGCGATGCTCTGCCTGCACCAGACCATCGCCATCGGCAAGGACGAGCCCGCCGGCCTGGGCGGGAAGCCCGACCTCGCCTACGCCCGCGAGCTGGCCCGCCGCGGCTACGTGACGCTCGCCCCCGACTACCCCAACTTCGGCGAGTACCCGCGCGACGTCTACAAGATGGGCTATGCCAGCGCCTCGATGAAGGCGGTCTGGAACGGCAAGCGGGCGGTCGACCTGCTCAGTTCGCTCCCCCAGGTCGACCCCGAACGCATCGGCGTGATCGGCCATTCGTTGGGCGGCCACAACGCCATCTTCACGGCGCTCTTCGAGCCCCGGCTCAAGGTCGTGGTCACCTCCTGCGGCTTCACCGCCTTCCCCTATTACTACAAGGGAGACGTCGCCGGCTGGTCGCACAAGGGCTACATGCCCCGTCTCCGCGAGAAGTACGGCCTGGACCTGAACAAGATCCCGTTCGACTTCCCCGAGCTGATCGGGGCGCTCGCCCCCCGCCCGTTCTTCACCTGCTCGCCCCTGCGCGACGCCAATTTCGACTCCGAAGGCGTCCGCGTCTGCATCCGCGCCGCCCGGCCCATCTACGGCCTCTACCACGCCGAGGACGACCTCGTCGCCGAATACCCCGACGCCGAGCACTCCTTCGAGCCCGAGACCCGCATGAAGGCCTACGAGTTCCTCGACCGGCACCTGAAGCCCGCGCACTGA
- a CDS encoding GntR family transcriptional regulator, translated as MFQLDSHDPTPLYAQLERAIRTAVATGALAAGDRLPTVRQLAVDLRVNANTVARVYGELERAGLLETRRGVGTFVASPGVGAAGRPELKKRLDALGDRYLSEAQALGFSAREAIAALEARLSTERGRHGDHTRG; from the coding sequence GTGTTTCAACTCGACTCCCACGACCCGACGCCGCTCTACGCCCAGCTCGAACGGGCGATCCGGACGGCCGTCGCGACCGGGGCGCTGGCGGCCGGCGACCGGCTGCCGACGGTCCGCCAGCTCGCGGTGGACCTGCGCGTCAACGCCAACACGGTGGCCCGGGTCTACGGCGAGCTGGAGCGGGCGGGCCTGCTGGAGACCCGGCGCGGGGTGGGGACGTTCGTCGCGTCCCCCGGCGTCGGCGCGGCGGGCCGTCCCGAGCTGAAGAAGCGGCTCGACGCCCTGGGCGATCGGTACCTGTCCGAGGCGCAGGCCCTGGGGTTCTCGGCCCGCGAGGCGATCGCGGCGCTCGAGGCGAGGCTTTCAACCGAGAGAGGTCGTCATGGCGATCACACGCGTGGATAG
- a CDS encoding slipin family protein, producing the protein MNGLNFIGFLLFAASVAGSIVAAVLSGRFWIVFPGIVLGLILAGSPRIAKQWERAVVLRLGRYAGLQGPGLFWIVPFVERISAWVDQRTITTSFAAEETLTSDTVPVNVDAVLFWMVYDPEKAALEVQDYKEAVSWAAQTALRDIIGRTPLTVLLKGREQIEADLQKLIDERSNPWGVTVHSVEMRDVIIPESLQDAMSREAQAAREKEARIILGQAEVEIAHLFHEAARHYEGNPTALHLRAMNILYEGLKEKGALMLVPSTAVESMGLGGLMGAAALRQQALSTQEGGPASSGNGLVV; encoded by the coding sequence ATGAACGGTCTGAACTTCATCGGGTTCCTGCTGTTCGCGGCGAGCGTCGCCGGCAGCATCGTCGCCGCCGTCCTGTCGGGCCGGTTCTGGATCGTCTTCCCGGGGATCGTCCTGGGCCTGATCCTCGCCGGCTCGCCGCGGATCGCCAAGCAGTGGGAGCGCGCCGTGGTGCTCCGGCTGGGGCGATACGCGGGGCTGCAAGGCCCGGGCCTGTTCTGGATCGTCCCGTTCGTCGAGCGGATCTCGGCCTGGGTCGACCAGCGGACCATCACCACCAGCTTCGCCGCCGAGGAGACCCTGACCTCCGACACCGTCCCCGTCAACGTCGACGCCGTCCTCTTCTGGATGGTCTACGACCCCGAAAAGGCGGCGCTCGAGGTCCAAGACTACAAGGAGGCCGTCTCGTGGGCGGCGCAGACGGCCCTCCGCGACATCATCGGCCGCACGCCCCTGACCGTCCTGCTGAAGGGCCGCGAGCAGATCGAGGCCGACCTCCAGAAGCTGATCGACGAGCGCTCGAACCCCTGGGGCGTCACCGTCCACTCGGTCGAGATGCGCGACGTGATCATCCCCGAGTCGCTCCAGGACGCCATGTCGCGCGAGGCCCAGGCCGCCCGCGAGAAGGAGGCCCGAATCATCCTCGGCCAGGCCGAGGTCGAGATCGCCCACCTCTTCCACGAGGCCGCCCGGCACTACGAGGGCAACCCCACGGCGCTGCACCTGCGGGCCATGAACATCCTCTACGAGGGCCTGAAGGAGAAGGGCGCGCTCATGCTCGTCCCCAGCACGGCCGTCGAGTCGATGGGCCTGGGCGGCCTGATGGGCGCGGCGGCGCTCCGGCAGCAGGCCCTCAGCACGCAGGAGGGGGGGCCGGCCTCCTCGGGGAACGGTCTCGTCGTATAA